The DNA region TCAAACCCGTAGTCGTTATATGTCATCCTAATAAGTATCGTTTGAACAAGAAATTCGACAGGTTTGATTTCCGCAACAAGACCAACCGGAAAAGAATAATTCCGTTGGCTGATTTTATCCGGCGTCCCGGCAGTCCCGGAAAATCCTTGATGCCATGAAAAATTAGTATTGTCCGAAGTATGCAAATAGCTCATTGCACCGCCTGTGATGCCAAATTTCAAATAGTCATCGTCTGCGATTGCACTATTTTGCATTGCGAAAACAGATATTACAGCCAATAAAATACACTTAATCATTTTCATAAATTTCCTCTAAATTGCTTTTGAATTATTAATTAATTAATACTTTATTATTTTACAACAATAAATGAGACTCTTTCGATTTTGCCGCTCGATTCGACATCTGCAAAATAATATCCGGCAGATAAAGTACTCAAATCAATTTTTGCAGAATGATTAGTCGGTTCAAATTCAATCAATTGTTCGCCATAAATATTATAAATTATAACGCGTTGAATCGCTTGGCTGACTACATTGTCAAAAACTACAAATTCACTTGTGGGATTTGGATAAACCCTGATGCTTTTGTTATCATTGTTGTCGCGAACGCTCAAAGGCGAATTAGATATTTCAATATTATCAACATACCAGCCCTCATCTGCATAAATTTTGTTAGAAATAAAGCGGAATCTTACGAAGCTCTGTTCCCATTCGTCAGTATTTTCAAAATGAATTGATTCAGGCTTCCAATCTTCGTGGTCGAGTATTGAATTCTGCCATGGTTCGTAATAAGTTTGATTATATCTCCCGATAATTGTCCATTCCGATTGTAGGTTTGGGGCTATTTCAACGTATGCTGAATCGCCACGATGTATAACTGCTGCATGGCGAAATAAAATATAAACATCTTCATTATTTGCCAAATCAATCGGAAATACTATCAATGTGTCATGCTGCTCGGCTTTGTAATGCCCATCAGGAGATATTGCAAATGAAAAAGGTTGACTGAAAGCAAATTTATTGGTCTTTTGCCAATTTCCTGCAAGGTAATATTTTGGCAGTGGTCCCGTGTCAAAATTCTCATTCAAGTCGGAATGATTTTCGCCTGAATAAATCAAAAGCCTCTCTGAGAAATTGCTTTGAGTGGTTAATTCGATTTGTGGGAAATAATCCTCTACCACAACATTCAAAATATAAAACCCGGGCTTAGCAGTAGTAAATTCAAAAGTTTTGACCAATCCGGTGTCTGAAGCGGTAAGTAGGTACGATTGGATGAATGCGCTATCCAGATAAACTTTCAATTTGCTGAGATTATAAATTGGAGTTATCGAATCTGTTCGTAAAGTTGGTAATTTGACTTCGATTTTTATATCTTGATTTTGCCGAACAACCGAAGTAATCCAAGGTTTATCGGGCTTTTGAGAGCCGCCGGGATAGGCTGTCAATTCCATCGACGGGCTTTTGTCTTCATTTCTAAAAGCATAAATTTTGTAGTCATAATCTTTGAATGGAATGAGTGCGGTGTCTATGTAAATGTCCGTTCCACCGGGTAAAGTAGCGAGCAATTCTCCGTCTCGATAAAGATTCAAATCATAATCATCGGGCAATAGTGGCTGCCCGAATGCTTTTTTCGCGGGCGGTATCCACGTCAAATCAACTTTTGTAGGCTCGGACGGATTAAAATCATATGCAAAATCACTCGGTGCTTCGGGTGCACGTGTGTTTACTATTGCAGTAAATACATCACTATCCCGAATATTGGTAACTGCACCACGCATGTCCACCCAAGACGGATAAATTATACCGTCAAAAAAGGCGTTGCCACTGTAATCGCCCGCAAAGGCATTGCTGCCGAATGGATTCAGCCTAATATCGCTGACTATGTCCGACACCCTGCGGTCAATCCATGTATCACCGCCATCAGACGAATAACTGACATAGCATTCAATCATAATATTTTCGGGGTCGTTTCTGCTATCGAGATACATAATTGCCAATTCGCCACTTTTGGGGTCCATACTCATCCATTGCCAGAATTGGTCATTGTCGTTTTTTTCATGAACGATGACCGGTTCAGTCCAAGTTTCGCCTTCGTCGGTTGATTTCGAAAAATAAATATTGGGCGGATTATCCGCAGCCCAACAAAGATAGAGGTCGCCACTTCGTTCGCCTTCGGTGTTATCGCACACAATTACAGGATAGGCTTCTGCTCGGACACGCCCTTTGACTGTATGGCGATATCCTTGACCGGGAATGAATCTTGTTTCGCCGAAAATATTATAATTGTGAATTATTCGCGGCTCGGTAAATGTTGCACCGCCGTCATAAGATTTGACAAAACCGATACCGTGAACAATGCCATGATTCCAAACAACGTATAGCTCACCATTTGGTCCCGTGGTTGCAAGCGGGAAACTTTGCCCGAAAGTTGTATCTTCGGAGCTTCCTGAGACTCTATCGCTAATTGGAAGGGGTTTAGTCCACGTCGAGGCGAAGTCAGTTGACTTGGCGATTACAATTTGTGTTGCAGAATCTCGCGGTGTGACTCTTTTCCATGGGATGTAAACATGCCTGTAATAAGGTGATTTGGGCGAATTATCCACTTGCACGTAGTATTTATCTTCGAAATTAGAATCTAAAGTCTGTGGACCCGTGTGTACAATCACCGGAATATGAGCTTCCCAATTCTTGCCATCGTCAGTAGTTCGGGCAATGAATACTCCATTTTCACCCACAAGTCCGGCATCGCCGCTTTCGAGAGAGCCAAAACCGCCATATACTAAATAGCCGATTCCTTCGGCATCGAACATCACCGACGGGTCATTGGATGAGCGCCAAGTCGGGTATGGTTTCCCGAGATTGAAATTTTTCCATGTAATACCACCATCGCTGCTGACATAAACCCAAGTTGAAGATTCTGCTCGATAGTCCACAGCAGACGCAATTAGAATTTTGGGATTAACGGGATTGACAGAAATCGAAGATTCGTTCTGCATTGGATTCGGGTCGGAAAGCAGCTCGTCGAGCGTTGCATTGACATTTAAAAATAGTGGAACTTTGCTTTTTTGCGATAGGAGATAACTCGGATACACCGTCCTATATTTCGTAGGGCGTGGTTGAGCGGATTCCTTCAAACGATTGAATGCATCAATAGTGCGCTGCCGCTCGTTATTGTCATCGGCTAACATAAAATTAGAAGCAAAAACAGCCAATAGCAAGCAAAGTGTAAATATAGTTTTCATAGATTTTCTCATTTTATTCAATAAATTTTCGTAAATTATGCAAATATAGGATAATTTCCAAATAAAATCGGAAATTTGCTTGTAAATATTCATAGAATGCGTTTGAATAAATCACATTAGCCCTTCAGCATATAGGATAGAACAGCGTACTGTTCATCTTGAACAGGATTATCAAGATATCGTGATGGACAGGATTAAGCAATCAAAACTAAAATAATTTAACCGCAGTGTTCGCAAATTAAGAACCTTCCGAAGATTTGGAACCTTCTGAAGGTTAAATGATTTTCTATAAATTTCTCTTCTTTTCAGTTGTAACAACTGACATGACGAGACAAATAAACAGGGGTTTAAAACATAATTTACTCTTGTGAATCTTGTAATCTTGATAATCTTGTTTAAGATGAATAGAATATATTAGTTTTTCCTAAATAATTTGCGTAAGACCTCCTAACCCCCTCTTGAAAAGAGGGGGAAGAAGACATTTCTTAACTTATTTATTTTTTGAATGCCTGTATGCTTTTGACTTGCTTTATTCCGTGGCAATCGGAACAAAGTCTGTTCTCGATGTTGAGGTTTTCGCCACCGGGGTGCTTAAATTCCAAGTCTAAACCGCGTTTTTCTTCAGTCTGTCCGGGCGCTTTTTGCGAAATAATTGTATGGCAAACATTGCAATCGTGGCTTACTACTTTTCCGTCGATAGATTTATGTTTACCGCCGTGGCATCTGAAGCAGCCATCGGAATACATATGCCCCAAATTATTAGGGAAACGTTTCCAATTTGTATGCATTTCGGGGAAATAATTACGCAAATAAATTGTGTTAATGTGATGAATTGACTGCTGAATCTGATGTTTTTTCTCTTTCGCTATTTGTGGGTAATATTTATTATAGAAATTATTTATATAATTACTAATTTCAGCCAAAGAATTTTCGCGATTAATCGAATAAGATTCGAGTATTTGGACGGAGAGATTTTTGATAAATGGCAAGGAATTGTCAATTTTGTTGTTCGACATATATGTATTGACTTCCTTGTAAGGAATCTTGTAAATGTGCGCCGGGCGGTTGTGACAATCAATACAATCCATTTTCCGTAAATTGTCAGGCTTAAGCATATCCGGTGTTATTTCGTCGTCCTCTCGGATATAAATAGTCGTATCACCTGTCAATTTTGAAATCACTCGTACCCAAGGAATATCTTGGCGTTCGTAGTCATTTGCAATATAATGAATCTCATTAGCGAGATTCATATGCCAATGAATCCCGGATTGCCTACCGCTTTCTGGAGTACCACCACCGGTTTTGACCAACATAGTCAACATCGTTTCGGAATTTACTTCGTCCGATTGGAAAAAATCGTAAACTATTTTCTTTTCGCTATTGAAATTTGCGGGCCAATGGCATTGCTCACAAGTCTCTTGGGCAGGGCGTAAATGAGCTACAGGCACTTGTATAGGTTTTGAATATAAATCAAATAGAACTGAAATCAGCTGCCAACTACCGGATAACTTAGATTTGACAAACCAATCTGCACCCGAGCCAATGTGGCATTTGACGCATCCCACATTTGAGTGCGGAGAATCCTGATATGCCAAATATTCAGGGTGCATAACCTGATGACATGCCTCGCCACAGAACTCATCAGATTCCGTATATTCGTAAGCCTTAAATGAGCCGAATACTGTGAATAACAACAAAATCACCCCAATAATTGACATAAATGCTATAATTCTTTGTGTTTTAGGATTATTTAAATCTATTATTGGAAATGGTTTATCTTTCTTTTGAGCCAGAAATCGTTTTTTACTTTCCCATAAAGCACCGAGAAATATCAATACTATGCCGAGACCAAGAATTCCGGGCAAGAAAATGAAAGTTATAATGCCGATATATGGATTGTCAAATCCGGCAATTATATCAACAAATAAAAGTCCGATAATTACTACAAATGCCATTAATGCCAATAAAGAGCCGAGCATAGTAAGCGGATTATAAAATGATGTCGGGAAGAACTTCTTTTGCTTTACTAAATCCGACGGTAATACCGGCTCCGGCAATTTTTCTTCGTATTCGAGGCTACCGCTTACAATAGCTTTGTAAAATTGACCAACTGTCTTGCCTGTTGTGCCCAAATATAAGTGCAAAAGGAAAAATGCAGTCAGGAAAAATCCCATTATCGTATGAAGAAGCGTTATAACCCATACACCTGAGGTGCCAAAAATTTTATCGGGCATCAGATTTGGAATCAAAATAATTAATCCTGTAATAATTATACACGGAATAATCACATACATTATTTTCAAATATAATAATTGTTTGAAAACACCAAATTTATTTATAGTCGGGTCATACGCCAATTCTTGCTGAATAAATATATTCCAAAAATAATATTTTAATTCTGCAAAAATTTTCTTTACAATTCCTTTTTGAATTTTGAAATAGTGTTTTGCATTCCCTGTTGCGAAATTCATCACGAAGAATAGAATATAAAGAGCCGTCATCGTGATACCGGAATAAATATGCATTGGCAATGATGTGCCGACAGGTACAATCCCGAAATGCATACCAACTCCGGAAATCAAAAGAAGAAGAAACAAAATACCTTGCAAAATATGCCAAATTCTAATCCAAATCGGGTATAGTTCTAACTTTTTCATTTTGACTCCTTTTTGCTTCTGAAATACCATCTAATATAAGCATGAGCGAGTAAACCAATAAATACGCCACCCAGAAGTATAAAACTCAGATTATCAAGAATTAGACTACGAGACAAGCCGACGTAACTGCCACCACCTATTGTGCCGTCAATTATTCCGGATTCTCCGGTTTTGCTTGTTTTGTAATAATTTGCCAATTTCGACTTCAAATTCCTGTCTTGCTCGTGGCATGGATTGCACGTTTTTACACTTTTTTCCAAAGGCAATATATTATGCGATAAATAAGGCACAGTATAACTCGAATGACAATCGAAACAAGTTACTGCGGCAAAGTGGCTTTCGAGTTCCGGCAACCACGAATGTGATTCCAA from Candidatus Kapaibacterium sp. includes:
- a CDS encoding T9SS type A sorting domain-containing protein, with amino-acid sequence MKTIFTLCLLLAVFASNFMLADDNNERQRTIDAFNRLKESAQPRPTKYRTVYPSYLLSQKSKVPLFLNVNATLDELLSDPNPMQNESSISVNPVNPKILIASAVDYRAESSTWVYVSSDGGITWKNFNLGKPYPTWRSSNDPSVMFDAEGIGYLVYGGFGSLESGDAGLVGENGVFIARTTDDGKNWEAHIPVIVHTGPQTLDSNFEDKYYVQVDNSPKSPYYRHVYIPWKRVTPRDSATQIVIAKSTDFASTWTKPLPISDRVSGSSEDTTFGQSFPLATTGPNGELYVVWNHGIVHGIGFVKSYDGGATFTEPRIIHNYNIFGETRFIPGQGYRHTVKGRVRAEAYPVIVCDNTEGERSGDLYLCWAADNPPNIYFSKSTDEGETWTEPVIVHEKNDNDQFWQWMSMDPKSGELAIMYLDSRNDPENIMIECYVSYSSDGGDTWIDRRVSDIVSDIRLNPFGSNAFAGDYSGNAFFDGIIYPSWVDMRGAVTNIRDSDVFTAIVNTRAPEAPSDFAYDFNPSEPTKVDLTWIPPAKKAFGQPLLPDDYDLNLYRDGELLATLPGGTDIYIDTALIPFKDYDYKIYAFRNEDKSPSMELTAYPGGSQKPDKPWITSVVRQNQDIKIEVKLPTLRTDSITPIYNLSKLKVYLDSAFIQSYLLTASDTGLVKTFEFTTAKPGFYILNVVVEDYFPQIELTTQSNFSERLLIYSGENHSDLNENFDTGPLPKYYLAGNWQKTNKFAFSQPFSFAISPDGHYKAEQHDTLIVFPIDLANNEDVYILFRHAAVIHRGDSAYVEIAPNLQSEWTIIGRYNQTYYEPWQNSILDHEDWKPESIHFENTDEWEQSFVRFRFISNKIYADEGWYVDNIEISNSPLSVRDNNDNKSIRVYPNPTSEFVVFDNVVSQAIQRVIIYNIYGEQLIEFEPTNHSAKIDLSTLSAGYYFADVESSGKIERVSFIVVK
- a CDS encoding cytochrome b/b6 domain-containing protein yields the protein MKKLELYPIWIRIWHILQGILFLLLLISGVGMHFGIVPVGTSLPMHIYSGITMTALYILFFVMNFATGNAKHYFKIQKGIVKKIFAELKYYFWNIFIQQELAYDPTINKFGVFKQLLYLKIMYVIIPCIIITGLIILIPNLMPDKIFGTSGVWVITLLHTIMGFFLTAFFLLHLYLGTTGKTVGQFYKAIVSGSLEYEEKLPEPVLPSDLVKQKKFFPTSFYNPLTMLGSLLALMAFVVIIGLLFVDIIAGFDNPYIGIITFIFLPGILGLGIVLIFLGALWESKKRFLAQKKDKPFPIIDLNNPKTQRIIAFMSIIGVILLLFTVFGSFKAYEYTESDEFCGEACHQVMHPEYLAYQDSPHSNVGCVKCHIGSGADWFVKSKLSGSWQLISVLFDLYSKPIQVPVAHLRPAQETCEQCHWPANFNSEKKIVYDFFQSDEVNSETMLTMLVKTGGGTPESGRQSGIHWHMNLANEIHYIANDYERQDIPWVRVISKLTGDTTIYIREDDEITPDMLKPDNLRKMDCIDCHNRPAHIYKIPYKEVNTYMSNNKIDNSLPFIKNLSVQILESYSINRENSLAEISNYINNFYNKYYPQIAKEKKHQIQQSIHHINTIYLRNYFPEMHTNWKRFPNNLGHMYSDGCFRCHGGKHKSIDGKVVSHDCNVCHTIISQKAPGQTEEKRGLDLEFKHPGGENLNIENRLCSDCHGIKQVKSIQAFKK